In one window of Mus pahari chromosome 3, PAHARI_EIJ_v1.1, whole genome shotgun sequence DNA:
- the Nkain4 gene encoding sodium/potassium-transporting ATPase subunit beta-1-interacting protein 4 isoform X2 — translation MGSCSGRCTLLALCALQLVTALERQVFDFLGYQWAPILANFTHIIVVILGLFGTIQYRPRYIVVYAVWAAVWVTWNVFIICFYLEVGGLSKDSELLTFNLSGHRSWWEEHGPGCLHEEAATAGLGALNGQSLVVGAGCAMVHSYVEALHSGLQILLALLGFVYGCYVVSVLTEEEDSCLHK, via the exons ATGGGCTCTTGCTCCGGCCGCTGCACGCTTCTTGCGCTCTGCGCTCTGCAGCTG GTCACAGCTCTGGAACGGCAAGTGTTTGACTTCCTGGGTTACCAGTGGGCACCCATCCTGGCCAACTTCACTCATATCATCGTGGTCATCTTGGGGCTCTTCGGCACCATTCAATACCGGCCACGCTACATTGTGGTG TATGCAGTATGGGCAGCTGTCTGGGTTACCTGGAATGTCTTCATTATCTGCTTCTACCTGGAAGTGGGGGGCCTCTCGAAG GACAGTGAACTCTTGACCTTCAATCTCTCTGGGCATCGTTCCTGGTGGGAAGAACATGGACCAGGCTGTCTTCATGAGGAGGCAGCCACAGCTGGCCTGGGTGCATTGAATGGACAGTCCTTGGTGGTGGGTGCTGGCTGTGCCATGGTGCACAGCTATGTGGAAGCCCTGCACAGTGGCCTGCAGATCCTGCTAGCG CTCCTCGGTTTTGTCTATGGTTGCTACGTGGTCAGCGTGCTTACAGAAGAAGAGGACAGCT GCCTGCATAAGTGA
- the Birc7 gene encoding baculoviral IAP repeat-containing protein 7 — MFSPADLLKVAVFSMGPESRARDSVCGPELSHREDSKGHTQEQDKPHCPCDHVLGQDCLDGQILGQLRPLSEEEESSGATFLGEPAFPEMDSEDLRLASFYDWPSTAGIQPEPLAAAGFFHTGQQDKVRCFFCYGGLQSWERGDDPWTEHARWFPRCQFLLRSKGRHFVERIQAYTPLLGSWDQREEPEDAVSATPSAPAHGSPELLRSRRETQPEDVSEPGAEDVQEQLRQLQEERRCKVCLDRAVSVVFVPCGHFVCTECAPSLQLCPICRVPICSCVRTFLS; from the exons ATGTTCTCACCTGCAGACTTGCTCAAAGTTGCTGTCTTTTCCATGGGGCCTGAGAGTAGGGCCAGGGACTCAGTCTGTGGCCCAGAGCTAAGCCACAGGGAAGATAGCAAAGGCCACACACAGGAGCAGGATAAACCTCACTGTCCATGTGACCACGTCCTGGGCCAGGACTGCCTAGATGGGCAGATCTTAGGCCAGCTGAGGCCTCTGTCAGAAGAGGAGGAATCCTCTGGGGCTACCTTCCTTGGGGAGCCTGCCTTCCCGGAGATGGACTCAGAGGATCTCCGTCTAGCCTCCTTTTACGACTGGCCATCTACCGCGGGGATTCAGCCTGAGCCATTGGCTGCTGCTGGCTTCTTCCACACAG GCCAGCAGGACAAGGTGAGATGTTTCTTCTGCTATGGGGGTCTACAGAGCTGGGAGCGTGGGGATGACCCCTGGACAGAGCATGCCCGATGGTTCCCCAG GTGTCAGTTTCTGCTACGGTCAAAAGGAAGGCACTTTGTGGAAAGAATCCAGGCCTACACCCCCTTGCTGGGATCCTGG GATCAGCGAGAAGAACCAGAAGATGCAGTCTCTGCCACTCCCTCAG CTCCTGCCCATGGAAGCCCTGAGTTACTCAGATCCAGAAGAGAGACCCAGCCTGAAGATGTCAGTGAGCCAG GAGCTGAGGATGTGCAGGAACAGCTGCGACAGctgcaggaagagaggagatgcAAGGTGTGCCTGGACCGAGCCGTCTCTGTAGTCTTTGTGCCCTGTGGCCACTTCGTCTGCACCGAGTGTGCCCCCAGTCTGCAGTTGTGCCCTATCTGCAGGGTGCCCATCTGTAGCTGTGTACGCACATTCCTGTCCTAA
- the Nkain4 gene encoding sodium/potassium-transporting ATPase subunit beta-1-interacting protein 4 isoform X1: MGSCSGRCTLLALCALQLVTALERQVFDFLGYQWAPILANFTHIIVVILGLFGTIQYRPRYIVVYAVWAAVWVTWNVFIICFYLEVGGLSKDSELLTFNLSGHRSWWEEHGPGCLHEEAATAGLGALNGQSLVVGAGCAMVHSYVEALHSGLQILLALLGFVYGCYVVSVLTEEEDSFDFIGGFDPFPLYHVNEKPSSFLSKQAYLPA, translated from the exons ATGGGCTCTTGCTCCGGCCGCTGCACGCTTCTTGCGCTCTGCGCTCTGCAGCTG GTCACAGCTCTGGAACGGCAAGTGTTTGACTTCCTGGGTTACCAGTGGGCACCCATCCTGGCCAACTTCACTCATATCATCGTGGTCATCTTGGGGCTCTTCGGCACCATTCAATACCGGCCACGCTACATTGTGGTG TATGCAGTATGGGCAGCTGTCTGGGTTACCTGGAATGTCTTCATTATCTGCTTCTACCTGGAAGTGGGGGGCCTCTCGAAG GACAGTGAACTCTTGACCTTCAATCTCTCTGGGCATCGTTCCTGGTGGGAAGAACATGGACCAGGCTGTCTTCATGAGGAGGCAGCCACAGCTGGCCTGGGTGCATTGAATGGACAGTCCTTGGTGGTGGGTGCTGGCTGTGCCATGGTGCACAGCTATGTGGAAGCCCTGCACAGTGGCCTGCAGATCCTGCTAGCG CTCCTCGGTTTTGTCTATGGTTGCTACGTGGTCAGCGTGCTTACAGAAGAAGAGGACAGCT TTGATTTCATTGGTGGATTTGACCCATTCCCCCTGTACCATGTCAATGAAAAGCCGTCCAGCTTCTTGTCCAAGCAGGCGTATTT GCCTGCATAA